A region from the candidate division WOR-3 bacterium genome encodes:
- a CDS encoding glycosyltransferase produces MKKFLTGITVCFNSSEVIINLLNSIKEVLNNEIEWIIVDSGSKDETPSILKKIKNIKIFLFKKNIGFSKGNNFAFRFSRGEYVFFCNPDISFDKSNFEGIINELKKYNPLVLVPLLRKDDKYYYFLRALPSLTNILRFRWHKGIIKKGEKIQPAFSAIFLKREVFEKLFGFDESFFVYFTDVEFFIRFYNKGFKVKDIYFSKNYFSHKGSSILLSRKNEFLKKFDFARGFLIYFLKYGNLIGKTFSIFLFIFLLLRAFYYYFK; encoded by the coding sequence ATGAAAAAGTTCTTAACAGGAATAACCGTTTGTTTTAATAGCAGTGAAGTTATAATCAATTTACTTAATTCTATAAAAGAAGTTTTAAATAATGAAATCGAATGGATAATTGTTGATTCAGGTTCAAAGGATGAGACCCCATCAATTTTAAAAAAAATAAAAAATATTAAAATTTTCTTATTTAAAAAAAATATTGGTTTTTCAAAAGGCAACAATTTTGCTTTTAGATTCTCAAGGGGTGAATATGTTTTTTTCTGCAACCCTGACATTTCATTTGATAAATCAAACTTTGAAGGAATTATTAATGAATTAAAAAAATATAACCCTCTGGTTTTGGTTCCCCTTTTAAGAAAAGATGATAAATATTATTATTTTTTAAGAGCCTTACCTTCACTAACAAATATACTGAGATTCAGATGGCATAAAGGAATAATTAAAAAAGGTGAAAAAATTCAACCTGCTTTTTCTGCAATTTTTTTAAAAAGAGAAGTTTTTGAAAAACTTTTTGGTTTTGATGAAAGTTTTTTTGTTTATTTTACAGATGTTGAATTTTTTATAAGATTTTATAATAAAGGATTTAAAGTCAAGGATATTTATTTTTCAAAAAATTACTTTTCTCACAAGGGCTCATCTATCCTTTTAAGCAGAAAGAATGAATTTTTAAAAAAATTCGATTTTGCAAGAGGTTTTTTAATTTATTTTTTAAAATATGGAAATTTAATTGGGAAAACTTTCTCTATTTTTTTATTTATTTTTTTGCTTTTAAGGGCTTTTTATTATTATTTTAAATAA
- a CDS encoding thiamine pyrophosphate-dependent enzyme has translation MKDLFEIIEKPQNFPYCPGCGHTSIDMALARAIFELNLEKKDVLIVSDIGCVGLVDKLFNVHTLHTLHGRSTAIASGVKMVDEVLFDNQLKTIVMIGDGGATIGLLHLVESAKLNVDITVLVHNNFLYGMTGGQHSGLTPKEFKTSTTIRGNPFEALRIIDILKNSGASFYARTFSQDPDLKDIIKEAISHRGFSVIEILELCTGYATRYNDIKGNDLKIILENSGGKIKEKIERESFGLLYKSKFFDKKSEFEFTEIEAERKINLKNPIKIVIAGSAGEGVQLASSLLCISAILGGLNSTQKNDNPVTVGSGFSVSEIIIKDGDIKYTGIEEPDYLIITSMDGLKRVKGFIERSKNIIIDESLTDNKNFIRVPARKYIKLRGGPTYFSLGVLFGKFNPFDFELYEKAILKYGKAKDETLTCFREGLNFGRKL, from the coding sequence ATGAAAGATCTTTTTGAAATTATAGAAAAACCGCAGAATTTTCCCTATTGCCCTGGTTGCGGGCATACATCAATTGATATGGCTCTTGCAAGGGCAATTTTTGAACTCAATCTTGAAAAGAAAGATGTTCTAATTGTTTCTGATATAGGTTGTGTTGGTCTTGTTGATAAACTTTTTAATGTTCATACATTACATACATTGCATGGAAGGTCAACAGCTATCGCATCTGGTGTAAAGATGGTTGATGAAGTTCTTTTTGATAACCAATTAAAAACAATAGTTATGATAGGTGATGGAGGAGCAACTATAGGACTTCTTCATCTCGTTGAGTCTGCAAAGTTAAATGTTGATATTACAGTTCTTGTTCACAATAATTTTCTTTATGGAATGACAGGTGGTCAGCATTCTGGTTTAACTCCAAAAGAATTCAAGACCTCAACCACAATAAGAGGAAATCCTTTTGAGGCTTTAAGAATTATTGATATTCTTAAAAATTCAGGTGCTTCCTTTTATGCAAGAACCTTTTCTCAGGATCCTGATTTAAAAGATATAATAAAAGAAGCTATATCCCATAGAGGTTTTTCTGTTATTGAAATACTTGAACTCTGTACCGGATATGCAACAAGATATAATGATATAAAAGGTAATGACTTGAAAATTATTCTTGAAAATAGTGGTGGAAAAATTAAGGAAAAAATTGAAAGGGAAAGTTTTGGGTTATTATATAAAAGTAAATTTTTTGATAAAAAGAGTGAATTTGAATTTACAGAGATTGAAGCGGAAAGGAAAATAAATTTAAAAAATCCAATAAAAATAGTTATAGCAGGTTCAGCAGGTGAAGGTGTTCAGCTTGCTTCTTCTCTTTTATGCATTTCTGCAATTTTAGGAGGATTAAATTCCACTCAGAAAAATGATAATCCTGTTACAGTTGGAAGCGGTTTTTCTGTTTCGGAAATTATAATAAAGGATGGAGATATAAAATACACTGGCATTGAAGAACCTGATTATCTTATTATTACCAGTATGGACGGTTTAAAAAGGGTGAAAGGTTTTATAGAGAGGTCTAAAAATATAATTATAGATGAATCTTTAACTGATAATAAAAATTTTATAAGAGTTCCAGCAAGGAAATATATAAAATTAAGAGGTGGACCCACTTACTTTTCTCTTGGTGTTCTTTTTGGAAAATTTAATCCTTTTGATTTTGAACTTTATGAGAAAGCCATTTTAAAATATGGAAAGGCTAAAGATGAGACTTTAACCTGTTTTAGAGAAGGATTAAATTTTGGAAGAAAATTATAG
- a CDS encoding tetratricopeptide repeat protein, translating to MEVIKDLIPVKALNKLKSSIGKKYIIISGEPGLLKSELIEKFISETKIPYERFILKTEDKKTSYFLQRLSEKLIRGEAESLEGMKNSLINFFREEKDIKLFIFERFEEIKGSETESLFWNISINSNPEISFLLETREEIKTPLETQTERIDRNYLLLTEEEVIDFLIKNNITFKKRDIEKILSKTGGHGLFTRIFLSEYLSKNIIPEKIESDYIENILKEKFMSLEPDKKSLVMGISCLERFKKEELERIFGLKEPEKFIDEITKKFLFVEKAGDYYYLNPLFREYLQKELEKSPKGLMLKKWILDNAIEYYLEKEDFFQALFYLEKLKFYSKILDILSKKFFDILETNRALEIEPILDKLPEELRQNFLIILIKAQIYLLEHKFEEILKELEKIDINKLEPLYLGVYYYLKGAALYYLSNYEEAEKNAYNGLLYKEKIENRILYRLNNLLGAINSMKENLEEAEKFYEEALKIAKNIKISKRGLSILLTNLGSIYLRRGEYELAEKNYKEALSYTVDEDLIAYTLGWLSQSYFYSGNIEKTLITLNEMKKSIEKSKSYYYLNTYYTVLRDYYVFMENFEEAYSINEKLKEIYEEYKDPEIIFDMKLFESFYNLINCNTEKALEIALSLKTERNILESEKNILLAKIYFKKEEYERAEEYFKKGIEICKENIYRQTTYRIPYFLYLYYTKQFDKAENEFKIINEKIKNTNSLLFYIRFNLKTFPVKIDEEKIFNFLKEKNLI from the coding sequence GTGGAAGTAATTAAAGACCTTATACCAGTAAAAGCATTAAATAAATTAAAGAGTAGCATAGGGAAAAAATATATAATAATCTCCGGAGAACCAGGGCTTTTAAAAAGTGAATTAATAGAGAAATTTATCTCAGAAACAAAAATTCCCTATGAAAGATTTATTTTAAAAACAGAAGATAAAAAAACCTCTTATTTCCTTCAAAGACTTTCAGAAAAGTTAATAAGAGGTGAGGCAGAAAGTCTTGAGGGAATGAAAAATTCACTTATTAATTTTTTTAGAGAAGAAAAAGATATTAAACTTTTTATTTTTGAAAGATTTGAAGAAATAAAAGGTTCTGAAACAGAAAGTTTATTCTGGAATATAAGTATAAATTCAAATCCTGAAATAAGTTTTCTATTAGAAACAAGAGAAGAAATTAAAACACCTCTTGAAACCCAAACAGAAAGGATTGATAGAAACTATCTCCTTTTAACTGAAGAAGAAGTAATTGATTTTTTAATAAAGAATAATATAACTTTCAAAAAAAGAGATATTGAGAAAATTTTGTCAAAAACTGGAGGGCATGGACTTTTTACAAGAATATTCTTATCAGAGTATTTATCAAAAAATATAATACCAGAAAAAATAGAATCAGATTATATTGAAAATATTTTAAAAGAAAAATTTATGTCTCTTGAACCTGATAAAAAAAGCTTAGTTATGGGAATTTCCTGTTTAGAAAGATTTAAAAAAGAAGAACTTGAGAGAATTTTTGGATTGAAAGAACCAGAAAAATTTATTGATGAAATAACTAAAAAATTCCTTTTTGTAGAAAAAGCCGGTGATTACTATTACTTAAATCCCCTTTTCAGAGAATACCTCCAAAAGGAACTTGAAAAAAGCCCAAAGGGACTTATGCTTAAAAAATGGATACTTGACAATGCCATTGAATATTACCTTGAAAAGGAAGATTTTTTCCAGGCTCTTTTTTATCTTGAAAAACTGAAATTCTATTCAAAAATTCTTGATATTTTAAGTAAAAAGTTTTTTGATATCCTTGAAACGAATAGAGCCCTTGAAATAGAACCTATTCTTGATAAATTGCCAGAAGAACTTCGTCAGAATTTCCTTATAATATTAATTAAAGCACAGATTTATCTATTAGAACATAAATTTGAAGAAATTCTAAAGGAGCTTGAAAAAATAGACATAAATAAACTGGAACCATTATATTTAGGTGTTTATTACTATTTGAAAGGAGCTGCATTATATTATTTAAGTAATTATGAAGAAGCAGAAAAAAATGCATATAATGGTCTTCTTTATAAAGAAAAAATTGAAAATAGAATTCTTTATCGCTTAAACAACTTGCTCGGTGCAATTAATTCAATGAAAGAAAATTTAGAAGAAGCGGAAAAATTTTATGAAGAAGCATTAAAAATAGCAAAAAATATTAAAATATCAAAAAGAGGACTCTCCATATTACTTACAAACCTTGGCTCAATTTATCTAAGAAGAGGTGAGTATGAACTTGCAGAAAAAAATTATAAAGAAGCCCTCAGCTATACAGTAGATGAAGACCTAATTGCCTACACCCTCGGCTGGTTATCTCAAAGCTATTTCTATTCTGGAAACATAGAAAAAACTTTAATTACATTAAATGAAATGAAAAAATCAATTGAAAAATCAAAAAGTTATTACTATTTAAATACATATTACACTGTTCTAAGAGATTACTATGTTTTTATGGAGAATTTTGAAGAAGCTTACTCAATTAATGAAAAGTTAAAAGAAATTTATGAGGAATATAAAGACCCTGAAATTATCTTTGATATGAAACTTTTTGAATCTTTTTACAATCTGATAAATTGTAATACAGAAAAAGCCTTAGAGATTGCACTATCTTTAAAAACAGAAAGAAACATTCTTGAAAGTGAAAAAAATATACTTCTTGCAAAAATTTATTTTAAAAAAGAAGAATATGAGAGAGCAGAGGAATATTTCAAAAAGGGAATTGAAATATGCAAAGAAAATATTTATAGACAAACAACTTATAGAATACCATATTTTTTATATTTATATTATACAAAACAATTTGATAAAGCTGAAAATGAATTTAAAATAATTAATGAGAAAATAAAAAATACAAATTCACTCCTTTTTTACATAAGGTTTAATTTAAAAACTTTTCCAGTAAAAATAGATGAGGAAAAAATTTTTAATTTCCTAAAAGAAAAGAACCTTATTTAA
- a CDS encoding pyruvate flavodoxin/ferredoxin oxidoreductase, with translation MKIFTSGGELIAKGAIDAGVRFFAGYPITPASVIYEPMMRELPKVEGIAVGASDEISAISYCIGASLRGIKSMTATSGPGFSLMIESLSYAIMSEIPITIVLAQRLGPATGGATTSSQGDLLFSAFSNSGSYPLPIISPSSIEECYELIIHSVNVSEFLRTPVIFLTEKEITMTKKSIDLNFLKKPEVLERKYFSGNGQFKTYNFKDLKDVPDFSPVGGEFLTRYTGSAHDKKGDLKKDDPEVIEVLYHLKEKILKNIDKFLFYEYFERNSDILIVSYGVTSESVREIAELKKVSYLILKTLYPLKEEFLKSIFEKYKKIIVVEENIMGNLYILIRHLLGTKAYSLTKIGSLISPGEIKNFLESI, from the coding sequence ATGAAAATTTTTACAAGTGGCGGTGAACTCATTGCTAAGGGAGCAATTGATGCAGGTGTAAGATTTTTTGCAGGGTATCCAATAACACCTGCATCTGTTATATATGAACCAATGATGAGAGAACTTCCAAAAGTGGAAGGTATTGCAGTGGGTGCCTCTGATGAAATTTCTGCAATATCTTATTGTATAGGTGCCTCTTTAAGAGGTATAAAATCAATGACTGCAACCTCAGGACCTGGATTTTCCCTTATGATAGAATCCCTTTCCTATGCTATTATGTCTGAAATTCCTATTACAATTGTTCTTGCACAGAGACTCGGTCCTGCAACAGGTGGTGCTACAACTTCTTCACAGGGAGACCTTTTATTTTCAGCTTTTTCAAATTCTGGTAGTTATCCATTGCCTATCATTTCTCCTTCAAGTATAGAAGAGTGTTATGAATTAATAATTCATTCTGTAAATGTTTCTGAATTTCTAAGAACACCTGTTATTTTTTTAACAGAAAAGGAAATAACGATGACAAAAAAGAGTATAGATTTAAACTTCTTAAAAAAACCAGAGGTTTTAGAACGTAAATATTTTTCCGGGAATGGACAATTTAAAACTTATAATTTTAAAGATTTAAAGGATGTTCCTGATTTTTCACCAGTTGGGGGTGAATTCCTTACCAGGTATACAGGTAGTGCCCATGATAAAAAAGGTGATTTAAAGAAGGATGACCCTGAGGTAATTGAAGTTCTCTATCATCTTAAAGAAAAAATATTAAAAAATATAGATAAATTTTTATTTTATGAATATTTTGAGAGAAATTCTGATATTTTAATTGTTTCTTATGGTGTAACATCTGAATCTGTAAGAGAGATAGCAGAATTAAAAAAGGTAAGTTATTTAATTTTAAAAACTCTTTATCCCTTGAAAGAAGAATTTTTAAAATCAATTTTTGAGAAATATAAGAAAATTATTGTTGTTGAAGAGAATATAATGGGTAACCTTTACATTTTGATAAGGCATCTTTTGGGAACAAAGGCTTATTCTTTAACAAAAATAGGTTCTTTAATATCACCGGGAGAAATAAAAAATTTTCTTGAGTCAATATGA
- a CDS encoding S8 family peptidase: protein MFNLLLVLLTFFTPSWEKVPLDLQEKLRIASEDEVLTVIVLMNPFPDYEFLKTIPDIKTRADYLKLLASESQREILNFLSKKSTSDVVLYESYWVYNGIRLKAKPKVIKEILQRDDVLRVELEPEVFLIRPEKVDNTDYPEPLAAPWNMQMVGADSAWANGFRGEGVIIGSMDSGVDKNHPAFAGVTFKGRDFTSDGNPFSDGCQHGTHTTGTAIGGTGNFGANDIGVAPNVPTFVMAKIFNNGCQAGNISGGFQWIASLKADSGLNIRAVNNSWGSCTQTSLAYWSAVQTWRSLEIFPVFAIGNNANCGTSCASTGTAGTPGNYPIVIGVGTVGSGACHDCVGQRGPAPNQSPWNNPQYWFYPTWNLLKPDIAAPGSGVRSSVPGGGYATWNGSSMATPHVTGALALIFQANPTLTVDSAYSLLINTTSKPNNCGYSYPNDRVGWGIVNVWHAIKTQLNLPYVTIVSWDTSGTGSVWDPGETVIIDFVAKNVGKDTALTLTGKLKAMSPYVTVVDSLGAWPDLVPNQSSPNTDNFSAYADPGAPVGTNVNFVLYIYGYDDNGNPKTWTYYFSLQIGQLGPTTFDIPAGNAILTVSNKGGFPSLDEGGSIGPGTGFKWPKNGANHLFYGSFAIGNSSSYVVDAFYNAGESFDSDFAPRDGLWWVNPFKGDTMARSGYDDANHTSPKNIYLTQYAFAFSQTGNPGCGNGILVELDLINKGSNPVSGVYAGLFMDFDIGGSTGYNQNQGNKDLTRNLIYMYYGSTYVGVSLIESQANFIGKFLHNPTYVYPTGRPTETDKYQFLAGQIGNDQTSAPDDWTIVASTGPFTLNPNDTQRVVFAIVGGNSLTNLQQNVDAIINCYTLIKEARYNNIKSLYLKAERNPKGVNIIYSLPYNSKITLDLVDVAGRIIKNIEKGERNTGLYFVTLKKEEVGKGVFFLRLKTDKESRVVKFLNY from the coding sequence ATGTTTAATTTACTTTTAGTTTTACTAACATTTTTTACTCCCTCATGGGAGAAAGTCCCCCTTGATCTTCAGGAAAAACTCAGAATAGCCTCAGAGGATGAAGTTCTAACTGTAATAGTTCTTATGAATCCTTTTCCTGATTATGAGTTTTTGAAAACTATACCTGATATAAAGACAAGAGCAGATTATCTTAAACTTCTTGCATCTGAGTCTCAGAGAGAAATTCTTAATTTTCTTTCGAAGAAATCAACTTCAGATGTAGTTTTATATGAGAGTTACTGGGTATATAATGGAATAAGGCTTAAAGCAAAACCAAAAGTTATAAAAGAAATTTTGCAGAGAGATGATGTATTAAGAGTTGAACTGGAACCTGAGGTTTTTCTTATAAGACCTGAGAAAGTGGATAATACCGATTATCCAGAACCTTTAGCTGCTCCCTGGAATATGCAGATGGTTGGAGCTGATTCAGCCTGGGCTAATGGTTTCAGGGGTGAGGGAGTTATTATAGGTAGTATGGATTCAGGAGTTGATAAGAACCATCCTGCTTTTGCTGGTGTTACTTTTAAAGGAAGAGATTTTACATCAGATGGAAATCCCTTTTCTGATGGTTGTCAGCATGGAACACATACAACAGGAACAGCAATAGGAGGGACAGGTAATTTTGGAGCAAATGATATAGGTGTTGCCCCGAACGTTCCTACTTTTGTTATGGCAAAGATATTTAATAATGGTTGTCAGGCCGGTAATATATCAGGTGGATTTCAGTGGATTGCTTCTTTAAAGGCAGATTCAGGATTAAATATCAGGGCTGTGAATAATTCATGGGGTTCCTGTACACAAACTTCACTTGCTTACTGGTCAGCAGTTCAGACCTGGAGAAGTCTTGAAATATTCCCTGTTTTTGCCATTGGAAATAATGCTAATTGTGGAACTTCCTGTGCTTCCACAGGAACAGCAGGAACACCTGGAAACTATCCAATTGTTATAGGTGTTGGCACAGTGGGTTCAGGAGCCTGCCATGATTGTGTTGGTCAGAGGGGACCTGCTCCTAATCAATCCCCCTGGAATAATCCTCAATACTGGTTTTATCCAACATGGAATTTATTAAAGCCTGATATAGCAGCACCTGGTTCAGGGGTTAGGTCATCTGTTCCTGGTGGTGGTTATGCTACCTGGAATGGTTCATCAATGGCAACTCCTCATGTTACAGGAGCCCTTGCACTTATATTCCAGGCTAATCCTACACTTACTGTTGATAGTGCTTATTCTCTTCTGATAAATACAACTTCAAAACCTAATAACTGTGGATACAGTTATCCAAATGATAGGGTTGGATGGGGTATTGTTAATGTATGGCACGCAATAAAGACACAACTTAATTTGCCTTATGTTACAATAGTTTCATGGGATACATCAGGAACTGGTTCTGTTTGGGATCCTGGTGAAACTGTTATTATTGATTTTGTTGCCAAGAATGTTGGTAAGGATACAGCTCTTACACTAACAGGAAAATTAAAAGCTATGAGTCCATATGTTACAGTTGTGGATTCACTTGGAGCATGGCCTGATTTGGTTCCCAATCAGAGTTCACCTAATACTGATAATTTTTCTGCCTATGCTGATCCTGGGGCACCTGTTGGAACGAATGTGAATTTTGTTCTTTATATTTATGGGTATGATGATAATGGTAATCCTAAAACCTGGACATACTATTTTTCCCTTCAAATTGGCCAGCTTGGTCCTACCACTTTTGATATTCCTGCAGGAAATGCTATTTTAACAGTTTCAAATAAAGGTGGATTTCCTTCACTAGATGAAGGGGGGAGTATAGGTCCAGGGACAGGTTTTAAGTGGCCAAAAAATGGTGCTAATCATCTTTTTTATGGTTCTTTTGCAATTGGGAATAGTTCCAGTTATGTTGTTGATGCCTTTTACAATGCAGGTGAATCATTTGATAGTGATTTTGCGCCAAGGGATGGTTTATGGTGGGTGAATCCATTTAAAGGTGATACTATGGCAAGGTCAGGTTATGATGATGCTAATCACACAAGTCCAAAAAATATTTATTTAACACAATATGCTTTTGCTTTTTCTCAGACAGGGAATCCTGGGTGTGGTAATGGTATTCTTGTTGAACTTGATTTAATTAACAAGGGATCAAATCCGGTATCAGGGGTTTATGCTGGATTATTTATGGATTTTGATATTGGGGGTTCAACTGGTTATAATCAGAATCAGGGGAATAAAGATTTAACAAGGAACCTTATTTATATGTATTATGGGAGCACTTATGTTGGTGTTTCACTTATTGAATCTCAGGCTAATTTTATAGGTAAGTTTTTACATAATCCCACATATGTTTATCCTACTGGAAGACCGACGGAGACTGATAAGTATCAATTTCTTGCAGGGCAGATTGGGAATGATCAGACTTCTGCACCTGACGACTGGACGATTGTTGCATCAACAGGACCTTTTACACTTAATCCTAATGATACCCAGAGGGTTGTTTTTGCAATAGTGGGGGGAAATAGTCTTACAAATTTACAGCAGAATGTTGATGCAATCATAAACTGTTATACCCTTATTAAGGAAGCAAGGTATAATAACATAAAAAGCCTTTATTTAAAAGCAGAAAGAAATCCTAAAGGTGTAAATATAATTTACAGTTTACCATACAACTCAAAAATTACCCTTGATCTTGTTGATGTGGCTGGTAGAATAATTAAAAATATCGAGAAGGGGGAAAGGAATACAGGTTTATACTTTGTTACTTTGAAGAAAGAAGAAGTTGGAAAGGGAGTTTTCTTCCTGAGATTGAAAACCGATAAGGAAAGTCGCGTTGTTAAATTCCTTAATTACTAA
- a CDS encoding DUF933 domain-containing protein, which produces MGFPNSGKSTFFYIVTGKEVERNIYPFTTIGKNEGKAEIEDELLKKLAFKANSKEIRNFKVNVYDIAGIIEGAHKGEGLGNEFLSYIREADLLIFILRGFSDERVSSYLKEINPDKEREILLLELSISDVERIEKKLKEKNLNKDLREKLIEAKEKIEKGLEPEDIKDFPLLMAKKKIFVINSDDKKKDYKLDIKDKYFISPFKIYEELKDLSEEEREEILKELKKEGFSSPFEILEYAFNFLGFIRFYTLKGEIASAFPLKKGKNAYEAAGKIHSDIQKGFIKVEVANPFDFLEIPSWKELKEKGKIEIHGPDYIVKDRDILEFKFSSTV; this is translated from the coding sequence GTGGGTTTCCCAAATTCAGGGAAATCTACCTTCTTTTATATTGTAACAGGAAAGGAAGTAGAGAGAAATATCTATCCATTCACAACCATTGGTAAAAATGAAGGAAAAGCAGAGATTGAAGATGAACTTTTAAAAAAACTCGCTTTTAAGGCTAACTCAAAGGAGATAAGAAATTTTAAAGTAAATGTTTATGATATTGCAGGGATAATTGAGGGTGCCCATAAAGGAGAAGGTCTTGGTAATGAGTTTCTTTCTTATATAAGAGAAGCTGATTTATTAATATTTATTTTAAGGGGGTTTAGTGATGAAAGGGTTTCTTCTTATTTAAAAGAAATAAATCCTGATAAAGAGAGAGAAATCCTTTTACTGGAACTTTCTATTTCAGATGTGGAGAGAATAGAAAAAAAATTGAAAGAAAAAAATTTAAATAAGGATTTAAGGGAAAAATTAATTGAGGCAAAGGAAAAAATTGAAAAGGGGCTCGAACCAGAAGATATAAAAGACTTTCCCCTTTTAATGGCAAAGAAAAAAATTTTTGTTATAAATTCTGATGATAAAAAGAAAGATTATAAACTTGATATTAAGGATAAATATTTTATTTCTCCTTTCAAAATATATGAAGAATTAAAAGATCTAAGTGAAGAAGAAAGGGAAGAAATTTTAAAAGAATTAAAAAAAGAAGGTTTTTCTTCCCCCTTTGAAATTCTGGAATATGCCTTTAATTTTCTTGGCTTTATAAGATTTTATACATTAAAAGGTGAAATTGCAAGTGCCTTTCCACTTAAAAAAGGAAAGAATGCTTATGAAGCAGCAGGTAAAATCCACAGTGATATTCAGAAGGGATTTATAAAAGTAGAAGTTGCAAACCCCTTTGACTTTCTTGAAATTCCTTCCTGGAAAGAACTTAAGGAAAAGGGTAAAATAGAGATTCACGGACCGGATTATATTGTTAAGGATAGAGATATTCTTGAATTTAAGTTTAGTTCCACTGTATAA
- the rpsF gene encoding 30S ribosomal protein S6, with the protein MREYEMMLIFDPELDVEKRKEIYNKLESLIKENGGEILKVDDWGIREFAYPIRHKNSGFYSLWEFKSGSDLPIFLRNQIRLIREIFRVMILRKENVKSFKGKKEVEVG; encoded by the coding sequence TTGCGAGAGTATGAAATGATGTTAATTTTTGATCCTGAACTGGATGTTGAGAAAAGAAAAGAAATTTATAATAAATTGGAAAGTCTTATAAAAGAAAATGGTGGAGAAATTTTAAAGGTGGATGACTGGGGAATCAGGGAGTTTGCTTATCCTATAAGGCATAAAAATTCTGGATTTTATAGTTTATGGGAATTTAAATCGGGTTCAGATTTACCTATCTTTTTAAGAAATCAGATTCGTCTGATTAGAGAAATATTTCGTGTAATGATATTGAGAAAGGAAAATGTAAAATCTTTTAAAGGAAAGAAGGAGGTGGAAGTTGGCTGA
- a CDS encoding cold-shock protein, producing MRLTGRVKWFNAKKGYGFIVPDDGSEELFVHYSDIEIDGFKTLRQGEAVSFEKVDSPKGPKAVKVKRA from the coding sequence ATGCGTCTCACAGGTCGCGTAAAGTGGTTTAACGCAAAAAAAGGATATGGATTCATTGTTCCTGACGATGGATCCGAAGAGCTCTTTGTCCATTACTCGGACATAGAAATAGATGGATTTAAAACCTTAAGACAGGGTGAAGCTGTGAGTTTTGAAAAAGTAGATTCACCAAAAGGTCCCAAGGCTGTAAAAGTAAAAAGAGCTTAA
- a CDS encoding ComEC/Rec2 family competence protein, with amino-acid sequence MEKNFESETKEFLLPLLLGERSKLNKENFKKFIRTGTLHFLAISGLHMTIITSIFISFFIFLRMNFKRAIIFSILGVSLYITIIPLRPSVLRAYIMIVSFLSTFSLNIKVHPLSIIGNAGFLSLILFPESAFDPGFHLSYLATTGIIVLFPLFNKMKIKNYFLRNFLYLPFSVSLSAQLFVFPYIYFFFKNISLIAPLSNIILSPLIFLSLLGGILSLISPFGFLTERFVVFTEIITKIIFFLLNFLSNKSIFIYTEKINYLYLSILIFLPLLTFTLKILNQKK; translated from the coding sequence ATGGAAAAAAACTTTGAATCGGAAACAAAGGAATTCTTACTTCCTCTTTTATTAGGTGAAAGAAGTAAATTAAATAAAGAAAACTTTAAAAAATTTATAAGAACAGGAACACTCCACTTTTTGGCTATTTCAGGTCTTCACATGACAATAATTACTTCTATTTTCATTTCCTTTTTTATTTTTTTAAGAATGAATTTTAAAAGGGCTATAATATTTTCAATCCTTGGAGTCTCCCTATACATAACAATTATTCCTTTAAGACCTTCTGTTTTGAGAGCCTATATAATGATAGTATCTTTTCTTTCAACTTTTTCTTTAAATATAAAAGTCCATCCGCTTTCTATTATTGGAAATGCAGGATTTTTATCCCTCATACTATTCCCAGAAAGTGCCTTTGATCCGGGTTTTCATCTCTCCTATCTTGCAACAACAGGAATAATAGTTTTATTCCCCCTTTTTAACAAAATGAAAATCAAAAACTATTTTTTAAGAAACTTTTTATACCTTCCCTTTTCCGTTTCACTTTCTGCACAATTATTTGTCTTTCCTTATATCTACTTTTTTTTCAAAAATATTTCACTTATTGCTCCATTATCAAATATTATTCTTTCACCACTTATTTTTTTATCTCTACTTGGAGGAATATTAAGTTTAATTTCACCTTTTGGATTTTTAACAGAAAGATTCGTAGTTTTTACAGAAATAATAACAAAAATAATTTTTTTTCTTTTAAATTTTTTATCTAATAAAAGTATTTTTATTTATACTGAAAAAATAAACTACCTATATCTTTCTATATTGATTTTTTTACCTCTTTTAACCTTTACATTGAAAATCTTAAATCAAAAAAAATAA